From the Bombus huntii isolate Logan2020A chromosome 4, iyBomHunt1.1, whole genome shotgun sequence genome, the window ACATACTTGATTAGAATCTAAAAAGAAAAGCTGCGATCTTCGTTGCCACGATCTGTACGATGAATCTCGTTTCACTTGTAAATGTGGTACAAAGGTGGCTCCCAAAATGAAACTattattttcgataaaatcttTTCTTGTGTAGACGGGTGTCGATTTGTGGGGTGTGAATACAAACACTAAAATTAATAGATTACTTGCtatgcaaaaataaaaatttgggTATCTTTTAAAGCAAGTTATATATTTACGTGAATTATCGGTGGTGAAAACAGCCATGTACGTTGATTTCGGATCTGCCGTAAGAGTTGCAATTTTTAGAGGTACGCTCCATATTAACGTAAGCGATAGGATGTTCCACACCGCAATATGCTGCGTGGAAACTGCTACCACAAGATGACAAGCATCTTGCTTTCCAAATTCAATTCGcctagtaaaatatatataataatccCAATGCTGTTCTTATGATTATTATAAGGtctatttttcataaaacttACGTCACTGGATACTGATATTGACAGTGTGTAAGGCTACATTTAAACGTACAAGTATCGGGAGTCCATATTGTTAGACTAGAATCGAAACCAATACCaactaatgaaccatcaattGAAAAACCAGCATCCGTTGCAGGCAGATTTCTGTAATCTCCTACACTATGGCACTGCCagcatttatttttttctacaaCAAATATAATCTTAAAGTTTAATACTACAATTCTCTCATTACAATATAACTTTTACATACTGTGTAAAGATGAAGGTTCTACAAGATGccataatttgaattttctatCTCTGCCTGTTGTAACTGCCAGTGTTCCCTCGTCACCGAATAACATGCACGGTTGGAAGTGCAAAGCATTCACACCGCCATCGTGAGGAAGCTCGATTGACGTGTTTAATGCGAACCTAACAGGTTGACAACACAGAAACTTAATATTTACACATCAAGAATGCATATCTTGTACTTACTGTtgttgtttaacgttatacatCCAAAATTTCAGCCTCACTTCTATACATGACATTTTATCGTTTCGTTCTTCAACAGTCGCCATCCACATACCATCATGATTTATTGCTATCTTTGTAACTTCCGTGTTTATAATAAGTACATTACGTTCTTGCGTTAAAAAATTTTGTGCCGTAATATTTatctgaaaatttattaacaagtTAATAAACGACATAGCGTAAATTTTTTACCTGTTTTATATTACACTGTTACTCACATTATATAATAAACTTTTCGTATGggtattataaaattgaacaTGTCCTGTACGACTATTTAAAACTAAACAATTCGTACGTGGATCAACGATAAGGCCAGCAGGAAATAAATCTTTAGAAGATAAGGTCACGCCCCatgtaaaattttgtataactGATGTCAATTTTCTTTGTGGATTTACAACCACGATACCTAtgaatatagatatattttataaatatatttcatctATCTAAAATAGATCTAAAGatttaaatatctaaaaatattcataccATTATCTAAAGTAGATACAGCCACATATAAATTATCAGGAGCAATAGTAAGGTGTTTAATAGGTGCAGGTAATCGAGGAAGGAAGGATTTTTGATGTGAATTTGCTAAAACCCATTTCACTAGAACACATTCTCCTCCTCCTGTATACATGTGACCACCTGCaatttttatggtatataCAGTTATTGTACatgttgaaatttaaaaaaatataagaaatatatatcttACCTGATTTACTGAATGCTATTTCTGTAACAGGTAATGTATGCCAATGATAAACTGCTGTATAAGGTCTTGTTTGAAACAAACCCTTCCATACTACGACACGACCAGTTGTATCTCCTGTGGCAACACATTCTTCTTCTGGATGTCCAGCAATACACGTTGGTATTCTACCTGTTTTACCTGTCTTATGTCTGCGATCATGAAATACAGTGGCATTTAtaagtattttttattgaaaatttcagtTTGTCtttaatgttaaataatttttcttaagtATAATACATACAATTTATCAACAAAATTTCTTGATGGATTCAATATATGCAAATCTACATCATGAAGGAGTGCTATTAAATTTTCACCATGATTACCAATTATATCAACATAGTATTCATAAGATTTTGTCCtgtaataatatgtaagaATAATACATCacataaataatacataataagaGCTTCATTCATAATTATTGAAGTGCAAATTTTTCTTACGATATACATGTAGACTTTGCACAAACTCCATTATCTAGATCAAATAACactatataaatttttgtattgcATTTGGAAATATATGTTACAAGCACTTGACGCAACTCATTTCCATTATgagttttataatttacaatgtgaaacgtttttatttttggctctatttgaaattttaatttctgtaAAAAGTATAACAATTATGGATTTATAAAAGCCTCAAAAAGGGAAATTATggtaaaaaatacatttaatgtTTATACCAATTTCTTTGTGATAATGCCACTTTGACAACtccaaaaatttaattctccATTTTCTGTACAGGCAATGATCAGATTAGGATTTTCTGgatgtattattaatcctGCAATTCTGTAATTTGCTGGTTCTAATTCTTTAACAAAATCTCCAGTTTGTGTACTGTAAGCTCTTATAACATGCTTCCATACTATGTATAATGTTCTGTAacgtatatgtattatttaatagaaatattaactATAACTTTGTTCTTGAATACCGTAGTCCAACatttataacgatatttactcatataatttcattaacaaaattaatgAAGTACATGTTTAGTACCATCATGTTTACAAccagaaattttatatttaaacgtcaaaaaaaattataatttttgtatatgcTGAATTAAAACTTACTCTCCATCGTGTGAAAAAACTGGCCGTTGATCAATTATACTTCCTCCGCCTTTTCTCGTTAAAACTAAATCGTCTACATCAATTACTTCAATATTTGTTGATTCGCGTCGcgtatttaatttcatttgcatTTTTTCACTTATGTCGTAAGAGATCAATGTTCCTAATAATTAAACGCGTTATTGTATACCCCATATATTAATGACACAATAAGATACAAAATacagtaaaaaatattatattttgataaCTACAAACGCTTAAAACATAAATTAACCAAACCAAATGCCTATCACATGGTTTCTTCTCGTATCCAAAGATCCAAATACTTAAACAAACTTCATCTACCATTTCTGCAACTGCAATGATAAAAATACCTAAATCTTTAGGTGCAACTTCATTTCGAAGAATCATAGTATATTTTTTCACAATCGTAATAACAGCTAGTAATAAtcttaataaatgtaaaaaaatttgtataattatttatatatttaatattcataaataaaaatatcaactataataaaatattttaaaaacttgttattaatttacagACTACACATTCACCTACTACAGCAATTGAAATTGTAGTTTAGCGACATCTGAAATACTTTATGCACGTCATAAAATGCATCGATAACTGTAGTATTCCTTTTATCGGAATCCACAATACGATATGTCGACATAGTAGATTCGAACCGTAGGGAATCTTCTTTATCAATAGTAGATGAACTAGTCATTTATTAATTCTACTAACATAATAGAATTGATCGGTTTTAAATTGAATTACTTCCTCTACCGATAAGTTTCAATTTCttattgtaaaaaattgtatctttATAATGATTATactcatattattgtattctgtatattcgttaaatattaataatgaatgtgtgatattaataaaaagaaagaaaattgataaaacaTTAAACACAATAATGTTTATACTTTAACATACTCTATTCGACGAAACCTTTTTTTCGAGTAACTGTTGCTTTATTCTCCCTTAACTTTACACATTATGGACAGTAACATAAGTGGGAacttagaaaaagaaaaactgaTCAGGCTTTCAAGCTACTTCAATAAATAAAGCGCATGAATTTCGGCTTTGAGTGGATGGTAAACAAGTACTGCACGCGAGCAAAGATTCAAATAaagattttattgaaatataagGAATCTGTACCAGACAGAACTAAAATTACCGTTTAAATTTGGTACTACCGGGGTTCATATCGTATATGCCTGCGTAATCGCTGGGTTATCTTTTCACATTTTTTCCTTGTGTCGGTGTGTGTGTATCTGTGTTGacttcatcttttttttttttttttaaatcgttaTAAGTAGAATCTGAATATTTCTATAAGTACAGAAACAATATTGAAGGTACGCGCACAGTCTATCTCAAAGTCTCTAAAGCTAAAAAGGATTTTTCTCCTAGATCAGCAGTTCTGCGATTCTTACATTTACAACTTAAAGGGGTTTCTTGCTTTCCGTTTTTCTATTTACAATTATGATAAACTGAAAGGTCTAAAGCTAcgcgttctctctctctctctctctctctccctttgtttcattctCACTCTCGCTCTAAAATCGCTCCGTTATCATAGAATTGTAAGTGTTCAactatttacaatttttacagaATATTTCTCTCTCAATATACAGAGTGTATTGGTTTACATTACACAACAATTTAATAAACGCGTATTTAAAATTCCTTGCAAACGCGAATTGCAAGAAATCGCGCGACCTAACTGCGCACAAATAGTCCcattcttttttctcgtttaaaAAGATAAACCGTTACAATTCTGCTTCTCGCTTGGAAATAGATCGTACATAGTCAATCGggaaaaaaatagaagaaatattaaacatcTATTACTAATGTATCGTcgatttatcattttaaattatatagttaatcaattttaatgtacgacagagaagaaaatttttcCTTTCCTCGTAAAATGGGACGTATCGCGCGCATAGTCTCTAATACTATACTAAGAATGtaaaaaccaaaaaaaaaaacttttcttcctttatatTAGTTAGAATAAATAAGCaacgtatatgtattttttttccttttaagATTTACGCTTATACAATTAACTGTATCACGAATTTACTGGTTCCGAAATTGGTGCACACGCGGCGCCAAATGTACGGTGCAGCGGAagttaaaaagagaaagaaagataaaataaaataaaataaaataaaaggaagaGAATAGAGTCAATCTTTGAGGAAGTTTAACgacattaattaattaattacattgtTTGGATAGAAGATCGTTAGAATTTGGTTGTACTCGATTCTCTGTTCAAGATGACCGTTTTCGAGGTAGGAACATTCCTATTTGGTGAATACACGTCGACAACCCatcttaaaaaaataaaatggcgCTCTCTCAAGGATATGCATAAATATTTCTCGAAATACATATTcgtaagtatatatatatatatatatatatatatatatatatatatatatatatggttGGAATTAAATGTCGCGTGTATGAAAACGTATAATACGCAGTCAGTCCTTAAATTCAAAtggaaaaaaaagggaaatgaaagaaaagatacCTTTGaaggtataaaaaaaaaatgcaacATCTAACACGTTTAAACAATACTTAATCGATTCGTAACAAAAACACCGACAACCGATATAAAACATGTTATATAGATTATGAAGTTATCATGTACTACGTTGTTGATAACGTACATCGTTTTGCTTCCCTTTTTCAGCTTGTTTGTCACTGTGCATTGAACTGTATGTGTACGTGTGTGTAGGTCTGTTTGTGTGAGTGTGATGCTATAACaacttgaaaaaaaaaaaaaaaaaaaaaatcaataatGCGTTCGTGCCTCTAAACAAATCTAAAATCTACGAACGAATGGTACAcctcttttcatttcttcttgTGACAAAATATTACTCgctaagaaaaagagaaaaagaaatgagTGTGATATTCATCAgttaaatacaatataatatcatAATGCTGAGAAATACGTCATCAAGATAACATTAGTTCCTTTTTT encodes:
- the LOC126864444 gene encoding WD repeat-containing protein 75, whose protein sequence is MQMKLNTRRESTNIEVIDVDDLVLTRKGGGSIIDQRPVFSHDGETLYIVWKHVIRAYSTQTGDFVKELEPANYRIAGLIIHPENPNLIIACTENGELNFWSCQSGIITKKLKLKFQIEPKIKTFHIVNYKTHNGNELRQVLVTYISKCNTKIYIVLFDLDNGVCAKSTCISTKSYEYYVDIIGNHGENLIALLHDVDLHILNPSRNFVDKLHKTGKTGRIPTCIAGHPEEECVATGDTTGRVVVWKGLFQTRPYTAVYHWHTLPVTEIAFSKSGGHMYTGGGECVLVKWVLANSHQKSFLPRLPAPIKHLTIAPDNLYVAVSTLDNGIVVVNPQRKLTSVIQNFTWGVTLSSKDLFPAGLIVDPRTNCLVLNSRTGHVQFYNTHTKSLLYNINITAQNFLTQERNVLIINTEVTKIAINHDGMWMATVEERNDKMSCIEVRLKFWMYNVKQQQFALNTSIELPHDGGVNALHFQPCMLFGDEGTLAVTTGRDRKFKLWHLVEPSSLHKKNKCWQCHSVGDYRNLPATDAGFSIDGSLVGIGFDSSLTIWTPDTCTFKCSLTHCQYQYPVTRIEFGKQDACHLVVAVSTQHIAVWNILSLTLIWSVPLKIATLTADPKSTYMAVFTTDNSLFVFTPHKSTPVYTRKDFIENNSFILGATFVPHLQVKRDSSYRSWQRRSQLFFLDSNQELLTLEPESEVTISLEILSTNATVPATAFSNLIASTTTTDKEVPALFMHEQLKTGKGMVKELLSVSAHTLPPMKMLCASFITSLLSPSVSKTRSPDDRIERDETIQNDEESEESEEELSRPENRESPPVAEIDNVDETKVQLVDHDWSFLRTILPDREEIEQQLIDDNLEPTLPSENIYNVV